A region of Gemmatimonadota bacterium DNA encodes the following proteins:
- a CDS encoding sulfatase-like hydrolase/transferase — MKARIAPLVLGSMLIVAVSLPGEAGAQAGNAQRPNVVLIITDDVGYGDLGSYGAPDVKTPHIDGLATDGVRLTDFYANGATCTPTRTGLISGRYQQRFGLEAPLGGSVDLERGLSPTGRSLPQLLKNNGYATALVGKWHLGWKPEMSPQAHGFDFFFGFKSGNTDFYHHTDGRGRADLFENDRPVEVPGYMTDLITERSVGFIEQNARRPFFIDVAYNAAHFPYQVPDKPSKARDNGRHLGPMDDSTSTRADYIAMLERVDQGVGRILRALDSLGLRQNTIVIFTNDNGGEWLSRNTPLFHNKGTVWEGGIRVPAILRWPGHIPAGRVSDQVAITMDLTASILAATRTPVPDDARLEGINLFPVLEGRAAAIERTLFWRVVGGRAQRAVRSGDWKLLFDGPRAMLFNLRTDIGERNNVIGDRSDIARRLSPLLAAWQADVEDEAKRATPR, encoded by the coding sequence ATGAAAGCACGGATCGCGCCACTAGTACTCGGAAGCATGCTCATCGTCGCGGTGTCCCTGCCGGGCGAGGCCGGGGCTCAGGCAGGCAACGCCCAGCGACCGAACGTCGTACTCATCATCACTGACGATGTGGGCTACGGCGACCTCGGAAGCTACGGCGCGCCGGACGTCAAGACGCCACACATTGACGGCCTCGCAACGGACGGTGTGCGACTCACTGACTTCTACGCGAACGGTGCCACATGCACGCCAACCCGGACAGGCCTCATCTCCGGCCGTTATCAGCAACGCTTTGGATTGGAGGCTCCGCTTGGGGGCTCCGTTGACCTGGAACGCGGGCTGTCTCCCACGGGGCGGTCGTTGCCGCAGCTACTGAAGAACAATGGGTACGCAACCGCGCTCGTCGGCAAATGGCATCTGGGGTGGAAGCCCGAGATGAGTCCGCAGGCCCACGGGTTCGACTTCTTCTTCGGGTTCAAGAGCGGCAATACCGACTTCTACCACCACACAGACGGGCGTGGCCGGGCCGACCTCTTCGAGAACGACCGCCCGGTAGAAGTGCCCGGCTACATGACGGACCTCATCACCGAACGGAGCGTGGGATTCATCGAGCAGAACGCACGGCGACCATTTTTCATCGACGTCGCGTACAATGCCGCGCATTTTCCGTATCAGGTTCCCGACAAGCCGTCGAAGGCACGCGACAACGGGAGGCACCTGGGGCCCATGGACGACTCGACGAGCACACGCGCTGATTACATCGCAATGCTCGAGCGCGTCGATCAGGGCGTCGGCAGGATCCTCAGGGCCCTCGACAGCCTTGGTCTGCGGCAGAACACGATCGTGATCTTCACCAACGACAACGGCGGCGAGTGGTTGTCACGCAATACGCCCCTCTTCCACAACAAGGGGACAGTGTGGGAAGGCGGGATCCGGGTACCTGCGATTCTTCGGTGGCCGGGTCACATTCCGGCGGGGCGCGTATCCGACCAGGTCGCGATCACGATGGACCTGACTGCCTCCATTCTCGCGGCGACTCGCACGCCAGTTCCCGACGATGCCCGCCTCGAAGGAATCAACCTGTTCCCAGTGCTCGAAGGGCGCGCGGCGGCGATCGAGCGGACGCTGTTTTGGCGCGTGGTCGGCGGGCGCGCACAGCGGGCGGTTCGCTCGGGAGACTGGAAGCTGCTTTTCGACGGCCCCAGGGCGATGCTTTTCAACCTGCGCACGGATATTGGCGAGCGAAACAACGTGATCGGAGACCGTTCCGACATTGCCCGACGACTCAGCCCGCTGCTCGCGGCATGGCAGGCGGACGTCGAAGACGAGGCCAAGCGCGCAACGCCACGCTAA